From a single Prosthecobacter sp. genomic region:
- a CDS encoding FG-GAP-like repeat-containing protein: MKIHIKASTAHCGLLSGLLSLAGVFQAAAQSNVTFAPAVNYPMLGTNASYVAIADLDGDGKADIAVTNQSDSRPNPNVSILRGAGNGSFQNIGSYGVGSGPLSVAVGDVNGDGKMDLAVGTHNSGAVAILLGNGSGGFAPSVFNFLSGGNVMDVKMGDFNHDGWLDLAVIDTWDSARRNTVRILLGNGTATFAPAVSYQATNPGTIVARLAVVDFNHDGKLDLAIGSQNSGTVSTLLGNGDGTFGSPVLHSVGNNPISVIAGDFNGDGKADIAASNNASSSVTILRGNGDGTFQAPIHSAAPGRPTAIASGDFNGDGRLDLAVTAELPDRVLILTGDGTGAFPARFSFIVGSAPVHVGVGDFNGDGKPDLAVANLGTHNASVLLNTTVFPDSAPIANAGADFSVNEGQAVALDGTGSSDPENAPLTYAWTQVPGGTAVTLTGANTASPTFTAPTVAPGGETLSFDLTVTANGVSTVDTVSVTVVNVNHPPVADAGADQSIAEGSPVALDGSASFDIDNDVFTHAWTQVSGPAVTLTGADTSGPTFTAPYAGTGGATGVVATLVFELLVDDGFQADAPATGYSLANVRDRVTVEITNTNNLPIAAAGADQTVDENTAVALNGSASSDPDSDTLTYAWTQTGGPAITLTGGATATPSLTAPFVSAGGADLTFSLTVDDGYGGTATDTVVVHVQNMNDPPLASAAQPTIALLWPPNHQMVAVGITGVSDPDNNATIVITGVTQDEPTKGCGDGDTAIDAVIDGDTVLLRAERSGNGDGRVYRVYFTASDAEGSVSGVVYVTVPHSKKKPAIDSGGVYDSTVSTPRPPKGQGGEDDDDDDDDRDHGKGGKDDHDDKGGKGDDKGKKGK; the protein is encoded by the coding sequence ATGAAAATACATATAAAAGCATCAACCGCCCACTGCGGGCTTCTATCGGGGCTGCTCTCTCTGGCCGGAGTTTTCCAGGCAGCAGCCCAGAGCAACGTCACATTCGCTCCCGCCGTCAATTACCCCATGTTGGGCACCAATGCGAGCTACGTGGCCATCGCGGACCTGGATGGCGACGGCAAGGCTGACATTGCCGTGACGAACCAGTCCGACTCACGGCCCAATCCCAATGTTTCCATCTTGCGTGGGGCTGGCAACGGCTCCTTTCAGAACATCGGCAGCTATGGGGTGGGCTCCGGCCCCCTCAGCGTCGCTGTGGGTGATGTTAATGGCGATGGCAAGATGGATCTGGCGGTCGGCACCCACAATTCCGGAGCCGTCGCCATCCTGCTCGGCAATGGAAGCGGCGGATTTGCGCCATCAGTCTTCAATTTCCTTTCCGGTGGCAACGTGATGGACGTGAAGATGGGTGATTTCAATCACGACGGCTGGCTGGACCTGGCGGTGATCGACACTTGGGACAGCGCCCGGCGCAACACGGTCCGGATTCTCTTGGGCAACGGGACGGCCACCTTCGCACCGGCGGTGAGCTACCAGGCGACCAATCCAGGGACCATCGTCGCCCGTCTCGCCGTGGTTGATTTTAATCACGACGGCAAGCTCGATCTCGCTATCGGCAGCCAGAACTCCGGGACGGTTTCGACCTTGCTGGGCAACGGCGATGGAACCTTCGGTTCGCCGGTCCTGCACAGTGTGGGGAATAACCCCATCTCTGTCATCGCCGGAGATTTCAATGGGGATGGCAAAGCCGATATCGCCGCGTCGAACAACGCTTCCTCCTCCGTCACCATCCTGCGCGGCAACGGGGATGGCACCTTCCAGGCACCGATTCATTCGGCAGCTCCGGGGCGTCCAACCGCTATCGCGTCGGGCGATTTCAATGGCGACGGCAGGCTCGATCTGGCGGTGACCGCTGAACTTCCTGATCGAGTTTTGATTCTCACAGGCGACGGCACTGGTGCTTTCCCGGCACGCTTCAGCTTCATCGTCGGCAGTGCCCCGGTGCATGTGGGCGTGGGGGACTTCAATGGCGACGGCAAACCTGATCTGGCCGTGGCAAACCTGGGCACCCACAACGCCTCGGTCCTCCTGAACACCACGGTATTTCCCGACAGCGCCCCCATCGCCAACGCCGGTGCCGACTTCAGCGTGAACGAAGGACAAGCCGTCGCACTTGATGGAACCGGCAGCAGCGATCCTGAAAACGCCCCGTTGACGTATGCCTGGACACAGGTGCCCGGCGGCACCGCCGTGACCCTCACCGGAGCCAACACCGCCAGTCCGACCTTCACCGCTCCGACCGTCGCACCCGGCGGCGAGACGCTCAGCTTTGACCTCACCGTCACGGCCAATGGCGTGAGCACGGTGGACACCGTCAGTGTCACGGTCGTCAATGTGAACCACCCGCCTGTGGCCGATGCTGGTGCCGACCAGTCCATCGCCGAGGGCTCCCCAGTGGCCCTCGACGGCTCAGCGAGCTTCGACATCGACAACGATGTCTTCACCCATGCCTGGACGCAGGTCAGCGGCCCCGCTGTCACCCTCACCGGCGCTGACACTTCCGGCCCGACCTTCACCGCTCCCTACGCCGGCACAGGCGGCGCGACCGGCGTGGTGGCCACGCTCGTCTTCGAACTGCTCGTGGATGATGGCTTCCAGGCCGATGCACCCGCCACCGGCTACTCCTTGGCAAATGTGCGTGACCGCGTGACCGTCGAGATCACTAACACGAACAATCTGCCGATTGCCGCCGCAGGTGCTGATCAGACCGTGGACGAAAACACCGCCGTGGCGCTCAACGGCTCAGCCAGCAGTGATCCCGACAGTGACACGCTGACCTATGCGTGGACTCAGACCGGTGGCCCGGCCATCACCCTCACCGGTGGCGCGACTGCGACGCCAAGCCTCACCGCTCCCTTTGTCAGTGCCGGTGGCGCGGACCTCACGTTCTCCCTGACGGTGGACGACGGCTACGGCGGCACCGCGACCGACACGGTGGTCGTCCATGTGCAAAACATGAATGATCCCCCGCTCGCCTCCGCTGCGCAGCCGACGATCGCTCTGCTCTGGCCCCCAAACCACCAGATGGTGGCCGTGGGCATCACCGGCGTGAGTGACCCGGACAACAACGCCACCATCGTCATCACCGGCGTCACCCAGGACGAGCCCACCAAAGGCTGCGGCGATGGCGACACGGCGATCGATGCCGTCATCGATGGCGACACCGTGCTCCTGCGCGCTGAGCGCTCGGGCAACGGCGACGGGCGCGTGTATCGCGTTTACTTCACCGCCTCAGATGCCGAAGGAAGCGTCTCCGGCGTGGTCTATGTGACCGTGCCGCACAGCAAGAAGAAGCCCGCCATCGACAGCGGCGGGGTCTATGACTCCACCGTGAGCACCCCGCGTCCCCCGAAAGGTCAGGGAGGCGAGGATGATGACGATGATGATGACGACAGGGACCACGGCAAAGGTGGCAAGGACGACCACGATGACAAAGGCGGGAAGGGTGACGACAAGGGCAAGAAGGGCAAGTAA
- a CDS encoding serine/threonine-protein kinase, whose amino-acid sequence MPADSPSPPPLGVENYQLGQEISSGGMGSVLEAQDAKLKRTVAIKVMLLEANANAAMRQRFIREAEVLAKLAHPNIVPIYDIVWEDGLPLFYSMKLVKGRTLQAILLDLRKGVPETLRDYLLDRLLTIFRKVCDAIAFAHSQGVLHRDLKPENIMVGEFGEVLVMDWGLAKLIKDGSADTPVRMDERDDSGQECPITKQLFSPVLPVYLRVAPVLLAFLYTCFILTSPPLSVGNSGFL is encoded by the coding sequence ATGCCCGCCGACTCACCATCCCCACCACCGCTCGGCGTGGAGAACTATCAGCTCGGGCAGGAGATCTCCTCCGGCGGCATGGGCAGTGTGCTGGAGGCGCAGGACGCCAAACTCAAGCGCACCGTGGCCATCAAAGTCATGCTGCTGGAGGCCAATGCGAACGCGGCCATGCGCCAGCGCTTCATCCGCGAGGCGGAGGTGCTCGCGAAGCTGGCGCATCCAAACATCGTGCCCATCTACGACATCGTGTGGGAGGACGGCCTGCCGCTGTTCTATTCGATGAAGCTCGTCAAAGGCCGCACGCTCCAAGCCATCCTCCTCGATCTGCGCAAAGGAGTGCCTGAAACGCTGCGCGACTACTTGCTCGACCGCCTGCTGACCATCTTCCGCAAAGTCTGCGACGCCATCGCCTTCGCCCACAGCCAGGGGGTGCTGCATCGCGATCTGAAGCCGGAGAACATCATGGTCGGCGAATTCGGCGAGGTGCTCGTGATGGATTGGGGGCTGGCGAAGCTGATCAAGGATGGGAGCGCGGACACTCCTGTCCGCATGGACGAGCGCGATGACAGCGGACAGGAGTGTCCTATTACAAAACAGCTTTTCAGCCCTGTTTTACCTGTATATTTGAGGGTCGCGCCGGTTCTTCTTGCGTTTTTATACACTTGTTTTATACTCACTTCGCCGCCCCTCTCCGTGGGTAACAGCGGCTTCTTATGA
- a CDS encoding site-specific integrase — MSASKTWTFSGIPHLYRHQKGTYYARLSIGGKPTFRSLKTKVLSVAKPQLNEILQDNAHRDELGKDTVITEKMTGAEALVIRESQLQNDPSTKKSTKRYWKEIVGLIKKTWPDFAALEMRRISVQHCEQWAGEAVKVMSATRFNNCLLILKSLFKIAIKQGVRRTNPALEVKRAKVRPKDLSGKLPSKSHFKEWVAALRAARGWTSQDRADFVEFLAYTGMRLGESKFVLWKHCDFSKGEFLVLGDPTDGTKNGLFRRIPMIAAARELLEKMKARSKPASVDEPVIRVKSAYAAMGRAANKIGIPPLSHHDLRHLFATICIESGVDIPTVSRWLGHRDGGILAMKVYGHLRNEHSLAAATRVSFAA, encoded by the coding sequence ATGAGCGCTTCAAAGACTTGGACTTTCTCCGGCATCCCTCATCTCTACCGCCACCAGAAGGGCACGTATTACGCCCGTCTCTCCATCGGCGGCAAACCGACTTTTCGCAGTCTCAAGACCAAGGTTTTGAGTGTGGCGAAACCCCAACTCAACGAGATCCTTCAAGACAACGCCCATCGTGATGAGCTGGGCAAGGATACCGTCATCACTGAAAAAATGACTGGAGCGGAGGCGCTAGTCATCCGCGAAAGCCAGCTTCAAAACGACCCATCCACCAAGAAAAGCACCAAGCGCTACTGGAAGGAAATTGTCGGACTCATCAAGAAAACTTGGCCCGATTTCGCCGCCTTGGAGATGCGTCGAATCTCTGTTCAGCACTGTGAGCAATGGGCAGGTGAGGCGGTCAAGGTGATGTCAGCCACTCGTTTCAACAATTGCCTCCTCATTTTGAAATCCCTGTTCAAAATCGCCATCAAACAAGGGGTGCGCCGCACCAATCCGGCTCTTGAGGTCAAGCGGGCAAAGGTTCGTCCAAAAGACCTCTCCGGTAAGCTGCCCAGCAAAAGCCACTTCAAGGAGTGGGTGGCGGCACTTCGCGCCGCTCGTGGCTGGACCTCTCAGGATCGAGCCGATTTCGTGGAGTTTCTGGCTTACACTGGGATGCGTCTCGGTGAATCAAAGTTCGTGCTTTGGAAGCACTGCGATTTTTCAAAAGGCGAATTCCTTGTGCTTGGTGATCCCACAGACGGCACCAAGAACGGCTTGTTTCGGCGCATTCCGATGATTGCAGCCGCCAGAGAGTTGCTGGAGAAGATGAAGGCGCGTAGCAAACCCGCTTCGGTCGATGAGCCGGTGATTCGTGTGAAAAGCGCCTATGCAGCAATGGGGCGGGCGGCCAACAAAATTGGCATCCCTCCGCTCAGTCACCACGACTTGCGCCATCTTTTCGCGACGATTTGTATCGAGTCAGGCGTTGATATACCGACTGTCTCGCGCTGGCTGGGTCATCGGGATGGAGGGATTTTGGCAATGAAGGTTTACGGACATCTTCGGAACGAGCATTCTCTGGCGGCGGCGACCCGTGTTTCCTTCGCTGCTTGA
- a CDS encoding helix-turn-helix transcriptional regulator, which translates to MSRTAKNLIGPQLAKHRTHLAMSQSEFAGLCQRSGWDVSRETLAKIESGIRCVTDLELVEISSALKLPLPVLFPPDEQHRFGRKVTQ; encoded by the coding sequence ATGTCCCGCACTGCCAAGAACCTCATCGGTCCACAACTCGCCAAGCACCGCACGCACTTGGCGATGTCGCAGTCAGAGTTTGCGGGCCTGTGTCAACGAAGTGGCTGGGATGTTTCGAGGGAAACCTTGGCAAAGATCGAGTCAGGCATCCGATGCGTGACTGACCTTGAGCTGGTCGAGATTTCGAGCGCTCTGAAACTACCTTTGCCAGTGCTTTTCCCGCCAGATGAACAGCATCGTTTTGGTCGGAAGGTGACTCAATGA
- a CDS encoding tyrosine-type recombinase/integrase — protein MVNGSSGLVVETSERLLTASEFQNLADVPPEVEWFANIENANTRRAYKNDVQEFMRFAGIHQPEEFRLVKRSHLIAWRKQLETRELQAATVRRKLSAVASLFDYLCECNAVPFNPADGVKRPNQGTNEGKSPALGDAEAKALLEAPASDTLKGLRDRAILSILLFHGLRRAELCSLAVGDLQSRRGVMHFRVHGKGGKIRFLPVHPHSLQRISEYLEHAGHGDKPDNALFRPIKNSSGSLDDALTGHGVYKDVVIKYARVLGLDPSAVCVHGLRATAATNALDHEADIAKVQEWLGHASIATTRLYDRRKTKPEDSPTFKVSY, from the coding sequence ATGGTTAATGGTTCTTCAGGGTTGGTCGTCGAAACGAGCGAGCGTTTGCTGACGGCATCAGAGTTTCAGAATTTGGCGGATGTGCCGCCAGAGGTTGAGTGGTTCGCGAACATCGAGAACGCGAACACGCGGCGAGCATACAAGAACGACGTTCAGGAGTTCATGCGGTTCGCGGGTATTCACCAACCGGAAGAATTTCGCCTGGTGAAGCGGTCGCACCTCATTGCGTGGCGAAAGCAGCTTGAGACGCGGGAACTGCAAGCAGCCACGGTTCGTCGCAAACTCTCTGCGGTGGCTTCATTGTTTGACTACCTGTGCGAGTGCAATGCCGTTCCGTTCAATCCGGCTGATGGAGTGAAGCGTCCCAATCAAGGCACGAATGAAGGCAAATCTCCTGCGTTGGGTGATGCTGAGGCGAAGGCTCTGCTCGAAGCACCCGCATCTGACACGCTCAAAGGGCTGCGTGATCGAGCTATTCTTTCCATCCTGCTGTTTCATGGTTTGCGTCGAGCTGAATTGTGCTCGCTCGCTGTCGGTGATTTGCAATCGAGGCGCGGTGTGATGCACTTTCGTGTGCATGGCAAAGGTGGCAAAATTCGCTTCCTGCCGGTGCATCCGCACAGCTTGCAGCGTATCAGCGAATACCTGGAGCACGCGGGGCATGGAGACAAACCCGACAACGCGCTCTTTCGTCCGATCAAGAACTCATCCGGCAGTCTCGATGATGCGCTGACGGGACACGGAGTTTACAAGGACGTGGTGATAAAGTATGCGCGTGTGCTTGGCCTCGATCCGAGTGCTGTGTGCGTGCATGGACTGAGGGCGACAGCGGCAACGAACGCACTGGATCATGAAGCTGACATTGCCAAGGTGCAGGAGTGGCTGGGTCATGCGAGCATCGCGACCACGCGGCTATATGACAGGCGCAAAACCAAGCCGGAAGACTCGCCAACTTTCAAAGTGAGCTACTAG
- a CDS encoding WYL domain-containing protein: MSKASASRRSRTKDPLPASVIRKGTSRIAMWRVLEIHKFVQTGKHPNCSTLAAEIEVTPKTIQRDITFMRDQLDLPLEYDQLKHGYYYTRPVHEFPMLHLSRNDLVALFLARHALEPLRGTRLERMLSESFSKIAEACPGEISIEWHELDEAFSVKASGVLPADVTLFGDLLDAVRACREVSFEYHKLTGNKPEQRTVHPYHVGQIEHGWYLLAYDPARKAVRTFALQRITNLSLLKTKFVRDPRFNARDHLGGGFGVWSYAGEEKRTHEVHIRFEGYAARVVGERMWHTTQAIRKLKPDGSVIEFQADLSGLEEITRWVLSWGSKAKVIGPPELLKRVQEELEGMAVMI, from the coding sequence ATGTCCAAAGCATCCGCTTCCCGAAGATCACGAACCAAAGATCCGCTTCCCGCTTCGGTCATCCGCAAAGGCACCAGCCGGATCGCCATGTGGCGGGTGCTGGAGATCCACAAGTTCGTGCAGACAGGCAAACATCCGAACTGCTCCACTCTGGCGGCAGAAATAGAGGTGACGCCCAAGACGATCCAACGCGACATCACTTTCATGCGGGACCAGTTGGATCTGCCGCTGGAGTATGATCAACTCAAGCATGGCTACTACTACACGCGGCCAGTACATGAGTTTCCCATGCTGCATCTTTCGCGCAATGACCTGGTGGCCTTGTTCCTGGCGCGGCATGCTTTGGAACCGCTGCGCGGAACGCGGCTGGAGCGCATGCTGAGCGAGAGCTTCAGCAAGATCGCCGAAGCATGCCCTGGTGAGATTTCCATCGAGTGGCATGAACTGGATGAGGCTTTCTCGGTGAAGGCATCCGGTGTGCTACCGGCAGATGTGACGCTGTTTGGTGATCTACTCGATGCGGTGCGTGCCTGCCGGGAGGTGAGCTTTGAATATCACAAGCTCACGGGAAATAAACCGGAGCAGCGCACAGTGCATCCCTATCATGTGGGTCAGATCGAGCACGGATGGTATTTGCTGGCGTATGACCCAGCTCGGAAGGCTGTGCGCACCTTTGCCCTGCAACGCATTACGAACCTGAGCCTGCTGAAGACGAAGTTCGTGCGTGATCCACGTTTCAATGCGCGGGATCATCTCGGTGGTGGCTTTGGCGTGTGGAGCTACGCTGGCGAAGAGAAGCGCACACACGAGGTGCATATCCGCTTTGAAGGCTACGCCGCCCGCGTGGTAGGGGAGCGGATGTGGCACACGACGCAAGCCATTCGCAAATTGAAGCCGGATGGCAGTGTCATTGAGTTTCAGGCGGACTTGTCCGGTCTGGAGGAAATCACCCGTTGGGTGCTGAGCTGGGGCAGCAAGGCAAAGGTGATCGGGCCACCAGAGCTGCTGAAGCGAGTGCAGGAGGAGTTGGAGGGGATGGCGGTGATGATCTGA
- a CDS encoding vWA domain-containing protein: MNPHLTEIAYILDRSGSMQPMQEPAVAAFNDFIKSQLDVHGDARLSLIQFDDAYEVPVAAMPIQDVPQLTAATYTPRGSTALLDAIGRTIKETDRRISALPDADKPGKVILAIFTDGEENASQEYTIKHIGDLIRLYRDQKGWEFLFLAANQDAMATAATMRMDTGISASISFSAKGVRSTGSAMSRKVRAMRMKSSGTMDAQAVEDDAKPMNQIVQEEEQKPD, translated from the coding sequence ATGAACCCACACCTCACCGAAATCGCCTACATCCTCGACCGCTCTGGCTCCATGCAACCCATGCAGGAACCCGCCGTCGCTGCCTTCAATGACTTCATCAAATCCCAGCTCGACGTTCACGGCGATGCCCGCCTCTCGCTCATCCAGTTTGATGACGCCTACGAAGTGCCCGTTGCCGCCATGCCCATTCAGGATGTGCCGCAGCTCACCGCTGCTACCTACACGCCACGCGGCAGCACCGCTTTGCTCGATGCCATTGGCCGCACCATCAAAGAAACCGACCGCCGCATCAGCGCTCTGCCTGACGCCGACAAACCCGGCAAAGTCATCCTCGCCATCTTCACCGATGGCGAAGAAAACGCCTCGCAGGAATACACCATCAAGCACATCGGCGATCTCATCCGCCTCTACCGCGATCAGAAAGGCTGGGAGTTCCTCTTCCTCGCTGCCAATCAGGATGCCATGGCCACCGCCGCCACCATGCGCATGGACACAGGCATATCCGCCAGCATTAGCTTCAGTGCCAAGGGCGTGAGATCCACTGGCAGCGCCATGTCGCGTAAAGTCCGCGCCATGCGCATGAAAAGCAGCGGCACCATGGATGCCCAGGCGGTGGAGGACGATGCCAAGCCCATGAATCAGATCGTGCAAGAGGAGGAGCAAAAGCCCGACTAA
- a CDS encoding dual specificity protein phosphatase translates to MTFITDTIAIGNCHDAEDLAVQEQAGIRSILCLNGLLSRFTAADCGVEALTSYHFRDGSGNDPRLFERAVSLVGKYSQQHPKLLVHCHAGKSRSVMVVASHLVRQHGWDLPQALEFIRARRPEIMAPQLLLAVWDVNNEGKIA, encoded by the coding sequence ATGACTTTCATCACCGATACCATCGCCATCGGCAACTGCCATGATGCTGAAGACCTTGCCGTTCAGGAGCAGGCGGGCATACGCTCCATCCTCTGTCTCAACGGCCTGCTCTCCCGTTTCACGGCGGCGGACTGCGGGGTGGAGGCCCTGACCAGCTACCACTTCCGCGACGGCTCCGGCAACGATCCCCGGCTTTTCGAGCGCGCCGTCAGCCTCGTTGGCAAGTATTCCCAGCAGCACCCGAAGCTGCTCGTGCATTGCCACGCCGGAAAAAGCCGTTCCGTCATGGTGGTGGCCAGCCATCTGGTGCGTCAGCACGGCTGGGATCTGCCCCAGGCGCTGGAGTTCATCCGCGCCAGACGCCCCGAGATCATGGCCCCGCAACTCCTGCTGGCCGTTTGGGATGTGAACAATGAAGGGAAAATTGCATGA
- a CDS encoding DUF1819 family protein, whose protein sequence is MPTTNPHEYNLSFTAASLRPELARIVAEYYLETGNWDLAKDRTLSMNALQCRSASSAIRLERELRQRLETLTHDQITFLAQATTEDRTAIAWLAACKHIRFAFEFAAEVLRDKLSVHDPILRHSDYEAYAETKGLSHPEFVRLTTSSKNKIRQVLLRMLTEAGLLVKGTSLGTIQRPALSPAVLHVINTDSPSWLAGFLVPDIEIPSR, encoded by the coding sequence ATGCCCACCACCAACCCACATGAATACAACCTCAGTTTCACCGCCGCATCATTGCGTCCAGAATTGGCGAGGATCGTTGCGGAATACTATTTGGAGACAGGCAATTGGGATCTCGCGAAAGACCGCACTCTCTCGATGAACGCTCTCCAATGTCGGAGCGCGAGCAGCGCGATACGTCTTGAGCGGGAGCTGCGTCAGCGGTTGGAGACATTGACTCATGATCAGATCACCTTTCTCGCCCAAGCCACCACAGAAGATCGCACCGCTATCGCCTGGCTAGCTGCGTGTAAACACATCCGCTTTGCCTTCGAATTTGCAGCGGAGGTGTTGAGGGACAAGCTCTCCGTTCACGATCCAATCCTGCGTCATTCCGACTATGAGGCTTATGCGGAGACCAAAGGATTGTCTCACCCGGAGTTTGTTCGCTTGACGACCTCATCGAAGAACAAAATCCGGCAAGTGCTCCTGCGGATGCTCACCGAGGCGGGCCTGCTTGTAAAAGGGACCTCGCTTGGGACCATTCAGCGGCCAGCCCTCTCGCCGGCAGTTTTGCACGTCATCAACACAGACAGCCCGAGTTGGTTGGCAGGGTTCCTGGTTCCAGACATTGAAATTCCAAGCCGCTGA
- a CDS encoding DUF1788 domain-containing protein, whose product MKGLANEVPIFIQTYEPSQEDAIRRMVDGLVGRLRSTGITLKSLDLFSLVLEELEEHDILDDLLKGESDSEKVEILETLQNYSDPKTHLIPRLIREIGDDGAQLTLITGPGRIFPFLRTHTILESLQPAMLRHPVVIFFPGEYAQDPAGGSHLRLFGSIPSPRINNPYYRATNLDHYRL is encoded by the coding sequence ATGAAAGGGCTCGCCAACGAGGTGCCCATCTTCATTCAAACCTATGAGCCTTCGCAGGAAGACGCCATTCGGAGAATGGTCGATGGCCTCGTGGGCCGGCTGCGGAGCACCGGCATCACTCTAAAATCCCTCGACTTGTTCAGCCTGGTTTTAGAGGAATTGGAGGAGCATGACATCCTTGATGACCTCTTGAAGGGTGAATCCGACTCCGAGAAGGTGGAGATCCTCGAAACACTCCAGAACTACTCAGACCCCAAGACTCACCTGATCCCGCGCTTGATTCGAGAGATCGGAGATGATGGGGCGCAGTTGACGCTCATCACCGGCCCAGGACGGATCTTCCCGTTCCTGCGAACCCACACCATCTTGGAATCACTTCAGCCTGCCATGCTCAGGCATCCGGTGGTGATCTTCTTTCCCGGTGAATACGCTCAAGACCCAGCCGGTGGTTCCCACCTGCGTCTTTTTGGTTCGATCCCGAGCCCTCGGATTAACAACCCCTACTATCGAGCCACCAATCTCGATCACTACCGTCTTTGA